One genomic segment of Vibrio quintilis includes these proteins:
- the birA gene encoding bifunctional biotin--[acetyl-CoA-carboxylase] ligase/biotin operon repressor BirA, whose amino-acid sequence MKTHQAKLTILSLLSDGQFYSGEYLGEKLGVSRAAVSKHIKGIQDWGVDVFRVQGKGYQLAQPIQLLNEDLIRQHVSNPIAIHPIIDSTNQYLLERAGEIESGTVCLAEYQSKGRGRRGRQWNSPFGSNLYFSMYWKLEAGMAAAMGLSLVVGIAVIDALKALGVNDVKLKWPNDLYYQDKKLAGILVEVSGQAGDAAHLIIGMGMNLFMRKEEISIEQPWTTLSQVLGEQMIDRNELAVALIRSWNETLKGYEEKGIAGFVDSWNEVDNFINRPVKLLMGERIIRGIERGIDAHGAVLLETEEGIRSFVGGEISLRSDEKQDDY is encoded by the coding sequence ATGAAAACGCATCAGGCGAAATTAACTATATTGTCATTATTATCTGACGGGCAATTTTATTCCGGGGAATATTTGGGAGAAAAGCTTGGTGTTTCCAGAGCGGCAGTCAGTAAACATATTAAAGGCATTCAGGATTGGGGTGTTGATGTTTTTCGTGTGCAGGGAAAAGGTTATCAGCTTGCTCAACCGATACAATTGTTGAATGAAGATTTAATAAGGCAACATGTTTCAAACCCGATAGCGATCCATCCTATCATTGATTCGACAAACCAGTACTTACTGGAACGGGCCGGCGAAATAGAGTCAGGTACTGTCTGTCTTGCCGAATATCAGTCAAAAGGACGGGGACGGAGAGGACGTCAGTGGAACTCGCCGTTTGGTTCTAATCTTTATTTCTCCATGTACTGGAAACTGGAAGCCGGAATGGCAGCTGCTATGGGATTGAGTCTGGTGGTTGGTATTGCGGTTATTGATGCTTTGAAAGCGCTTGGTGTTAATGATGTGAAGCTTAAATGGCCGAATGATCTTTATTATCAGGATAAAAAACTGGCGGGAATTCTTGTTGAAGTATCCGGTCAGGCAGGTGATGCCGCGCACTTAATTATTGGCATGGGGATGAATCTGTTCATGAGGAAGGAAGAAATCTCAATTGAGCAGCCATGGACGACACTTTCTCAGGTCTTGGGAGAGCAGATGATCGATCGAAATGAACTGGCGGTTGCATTAATTCGTTCCTGGAATGAAACCTTAAAAGGCTATGAAGAAAAAGGTATTGCGGGCTTTGTAGATTCCTGGAATGAAGTTGATAACTTTATTAATCGTCCGGTGAAGCTGCTGATGGGGGAGCGGATCATCCGCGGTATAGAAAGAGGAATTGATGCCCATGGTGCTGTTCTGCTGGAGACAGAAGAAGGGATTCGTAGCTTTGTTGGCGGTGAAATTTCATTAAGAAGTGATGAAAAACAGGATGACTATTAG
- the coaA gene encoding type I pantothenate kinase → MNPYLSFDRYQWSELRNSVPMTLSESDLRELQGINEQLTMKEAVEIYLPLARLLNLYVASRQTRNTILNQFLGRKRVPPFVIGIAGSVAVGKSTTARLLKALLSRWENHPKVELVTTDGFLYPNEILLEKGIMQKKGFPESYDIKRLVQFVSDVKSGKPDVAAPIYSHLTYDITEEKKVVNNPDILILEGLNVLQSGMDYPHAPHRVFISDFLDFSIFVDANPVFIEKWYIERFRKFRHGAFKTPGSYFSHYTRLAEEEAISIAKNIWHAINGKNLQENILPTRERAQLILCKGETHTVEQILLRQ, encoded by the coding sequence ATGAATCCTTACTTATCATTTGATAGATATCAATGGTCGGAACTTCGCAATTCAGTTCCAATGACGCTGTCAGAAAGCGATCTGCGTGAATTACAGGGCATTAATGAACAGCTGACCATGAAGGAAGCAGTTGAAATTTATTTACCTTTGGCAAGACTACTGAATTTATATGTCGCTTCACGTCAAACCAGAAATACAATTCTCAACCAGTTTTTAGGAAGAAAAAGAGTTCCTCCTTTTGTGATTGGTATTGCCGGCAGCGTTGCGGTTGGAAAAAGTACAACGGCCCGCCTGCTGAAGGCTCTTCTCTCCCGCTGGGAAAATCATCCCAAGGTTGAGCTGGTTACAACCGATGGGTTTCTTTATCCAAATGAAATTTTGCTTGAAAAAGGAATCATGCAAAAAAAAGGATTTCCGGAGTCTTATGACATCAAACGACTGGTACAGTTTGTATCCGATGTAAAATCAGGAAAACCCGACGTAGCTGCTCCAATATACTCTCATTTAACTTACGACATCACAGAGGAAAAAAAAGTTGTCAATAACCCCGACATTCTGATTCTGGAAGGATTGAATGTCTTGCAAAGTGGCATGGATTATCCTCATGCGCCACACCGGGTTTTTATTTCTGATTTTCTTGATTTCTCGATTTTTGTTGATGCAAACCCAGTTTTCATCGAGAAATGGTATATAGAAAGATTCAGGAAGTTCAGGCATGGCGCATTCAAAACGCCGGGGTCATACTTTAGTCACTATACCCGGCTGGCGGAAGAAGAAGCGATCTCCATTGCCAAAAATATCTGGCACGCAATAAACGGTAAAAACTTACAGGAAAACATTTTACCAACCAGAGAAAGAGCGCAGCTGATCTTATGTAAGGGAGAAACACATACGGTTGAGCAAATTTTATTGCGACAATAA
- the tuf gene encoding elongation factor Tu codes for MSKEKFERTKPHVNVGTIGHVDHGKTTLTAAICTTLAKVYGGEAKDFASIDNAPEERERGITIATSHVEYDTPSRHYAHVDCPGHADYVKNMITGAAQMDGGILVVAATDGPMPQTREHILLGRQVGIPYIIVFMNKCDMVDDEELLELVEMEVRELLSEYEFPGDDLPVIQGSALGALNGEKQWEDKIVELAEALDSYIPEPERAIDQDFILPIEDVFSIQGRGTVVTGRVEQGVITVGDEVEIIGIKETTKTTCTGVEMFRKLLDEGRAGENVGVLLRGTKRDEVERGQVLAKPGSITPHTKFESEVYVLSKDEGGRHTPFFKGYRPQFYFRTTDVTGSIELPEGVEMVMPGDNVKMVVELIAPIAMDDGLRFAIREGGRTVGAGVVAKIIA; via the coding sequence ATGTCTAAAGAAAAATTTGAACGTACGAAACCGCACGTAAACGTTGGTACTATCGGCCACGTTGACCACGGTAAAACAACGCTAACAGCAGCAATCTGTACAACACTTGCAAAAGTGTATGGTGGTGAAGCGAAAGATTTCGCGTCAATCGATAACGCGCCTGAAGAGCGTGAGCGTGGTATCACAATCGCGACTTCACACGTTGAGTATGACACTCCAAGCCGTCACTACGCACACGTAGACTGTCCTGGACACGCGGATTATGTGAAAAACATGATCACAGGTGCGGCACAGATGGATGGTGGTATCCTGGTTGTTGCAGCGACAGATGGTCCAATGCCACAGACTCGTGAGCACATCCTTTTGGGTCGTCAGGTAGGTATTCCTTACATCATCGTATTCATGAACAAATGTGACATGGTTGATGATGAAGAGCTGCTTGAGCTGGTAGAAATGGAAGTACGTGAACTGCTTTCAGAATATGAATTCCCAGGTGATGACCTGCCAGTAATCCAGGGTTCAGCTCTGGGTGCACTGAACGGTGAGAAGCAGTGGGAAGACAAGATTGTTGAGCTTGCAGAAGCTTTGGATTCATATATTCCAGAGCCAGAGCGTGCAATCGACCAGGATTTCATCCTGCCAATCGAAGACGTATTCTCAATCCAGGGCCGTGGTACAGTAGTAACAGGTCGTGTAGAGCAGGGCGTTATCACAGTTGGTGATGAAGTAGAAATCATTGGTATCAAAGAAACAACCAAGACAACTTGTACTGGTGTAGAAATGTTCCGTAAGCTGCTTGACGAAGGTCGTGCAGGTGAGAACGTAGGTGTACTTCTGCGTGGTACTAAGCGTGATGAAGTAGAACGTGGTCAGGTACTGGCGAAGCCAGGTTCAATCACACCACACACGAAGTTCGAGTCAGAAGTATACGTGTTGTCGAAAGATGAAGGTGGTCGTCACACACCATTCTTCAAAGGATATCGTCCACAGTTCTACTTCCGTACAACAGACGTAACAGGTTCAATCGAGTTACCGGAAGGCGTAGAAATGGTTATGCCTGGTGACAACGTGAAAATGGTTGTTGAACTGATTGCTCCAATCGCGATGGACGATGGTCTTCGTTTTGCGATTCGTGAAGGTGGCCGTACAGTAGGCGCCGGTGTTGTTGCTAAAATCATCGCATAA
- the secE gene encoding preprotein translocase subunit SecE, whose product MKANHAETPESSNAVDKFKWFLALVLLAAAVVGNSFYGETVSIVIRAAGVIVLIAAALGIAATTVKGQIAIKFAREAKIEVRKVVWPTRQETIQTTLIVLAVCVVMALALWGIDGIMVRLVAFATGV is encoded by the coding sequence ATGAAAGCAAATCATGCTGAAACTCCTGAGAGCTCCAATGCAGTTGATAAGTTTAAGTGGTTTCTTGCTCTTGTTCTGTTGGCTGCTGCAGTAGTAGGTAACTCATTTTACGGTGAGACAGTCTCCATTGTTATCCGGGCAGCGGGCGTCATTGTTTTGATTGCAGCTGCGTTGGGTATCGCTGCGACAACAGTTAAAGGTCAGATTGCGATTAAGTTTGCCCGCGAAGCAAAAATAGAAGTACGCAAAGTGGTATGGCCTACTCGTCAAGAGACGATACAGACAACGCTTATTGTTTTGGCTGTATGTGTTGTAATGGCACTAGCTCTATGGGGTATTGACGGTATTATGGTTCGTCTTGTTGCATTCGCAACAGGAGTATAG
- the nusG gene encoding transcription termination/antitermination protein NusG, with protein MSEAPKKRWYVVQAFSGFEGRVAQSLREHIKMHGMEDLFGEVLVPTEEVVEMRAGQRRKSERKFFPGYVLVQMIMNDESWHLVRSVPRVMGFIGGTSDRPAPITDKEADAILNRLEKASEAPRPKTMFEAGEVVRVNDGPFADFNGTVEEVDYEKSRLKVSVSIFGRATPVELEFGQVEKLS; from the coding sequence ATGAGTGAAGCTCCTAAAAAACGCTGGTACGTTGTTCAAGCCTTTTCCGGGTTTGAAGGACGGGTTGCTCAGTCATTACGTGAGCATATAAAAATGCATGGAATGGAAGACTTATTCGGAGAAGTTCTGGTTCCTACCGAGGAAGTCGTTGAGATGCGAGCAGGCCAGCGACGCAAGAGTGAAAGAAAGTTCTTTCCGGGATATGTACTTGTGCAAATGATTATGAATGATGAATCCTGGCACCTTGTACGTAGCGTTCCCCGAGTGATGGGCTTCATTGGTGGTACATCAGATCGTCCTGCTCCTATCACAGACAAAGAAGCAGATGCCATTTTAAATCGTTTAGAAAAAGCAAGCGAAGCGCCTCGTCCGAAAACGATGTTTGAAGCGGGTGAAGTTGTTCGAGTGAATGATGGTCCATTTGCTGACTTCAACGGTACCGTTGAAGAAGTTGACTATGAGAAGAGTCGCCTGAAAGTATCAGTATCGATCTTTGGGCGTGCAACTCCGGTTGAACTTGAGTTCGGCCAGGTTGAAAAACTGAGCTAG
- the rplK gene encoding 50S ribosomal protein L11: MAKKVEAYIKLQVAAGMANPSPPVGPALGQHGVNIMEFCKAFNAKTESIEKGLPTPVVITVYNDRSFTFITKTPPASVLLKKAAGIKSGSGRPNTEKVGTVTDAQLQEIAETKAADMTGADIEAMKRSIAGTARSMGLVVEG, translated from the coding sequence ATGGCTAAGAAAGTTGAAGCTTATATCAAGCTGCAAGTTGCAGCAGGTATGGCTAACCCAAGTCCACCAGTTGGTCCAGCTCTGGGTCAGCATGGTGTGAATATCATGGAATTCTGTAAAGCATTTAATGCAAAGACAGAATCTATCGAGAAAGGTTTGCCGACACCTGTTGTTATCACAGTCTACAATGACCGTTCGTTTACGTTTATTACTAAGACGCCACCTGCATCAGTTCTTCTGAAGAAAGCTGCGGGTATTAAGTCTGGTTCAGGTCGTCCAAATACTGAAAAAGTAGGGACTGTAACTGACGCTCAGCTTCAGGAAATTGCAGAAACTAAAGCTGCTGATATGACTGGTGCTGATATTGAAGCGATGAAACGTTCTATCGCTGGTACTGCCCGTTCAATGGGCCTAGTGGTAGAGGGTTAA
- the rplA gene encoding 50S ribosomal protein L1 has protein sequence MAKLTKRMRTIREKVDVTKEYDINEAVALLKELATAKFVESVDVAVNLGIDARKSDQNVRGATVLPHGTGREIRVAVFTQGANAEAAKEAGADLVGMEDLAEQVKKGEMNFDVVVASPDAMRVVGQLGTILGPRGLMPNPKVGTVTPNVAEAVKNAKAGQVRYRNDKNGIVHTTIGKVSFDVEQLKENLEALVIALKKAKPSTAKGTFLKKVSISTTMGAGVTVDQATLNTQQA, from the coding sequence ATGGCTAAATTAACAAAGCGTATGCGTACTATCCGCGAAAAAGTTGATGTAACTAAAGAATACGATATCAATGAAGCTGTTGCACTTCTGAAAGAATTAGCAACTGCAAAATTCGTTGAATCAGTTGATGTTGCTGTAAACTTGGGTATTGATGCCCGTAAATCTGATCAAAACGTTCGTGGCGCAACTGTACTGCCTCATGGTACAGGTCGTGAAATCCGTGTTGCTGTATTCACTCAAGGCGCAAATGCTGAAGCTGCTAAAGAAGCAGGTGCTGATCTGGTTGGTATGGAAGATCTGGCTGAACAAGTGAAGAAAGGCGAAATGAACTTCGACGTAGTTGTTGCTTCTCCTGATGCAATGCGTGTTGTTGGTCAGCTGGGTACAATTCTTGGTCCTCGTGGCCTGATGCCAAACCCGAAAGTTGGTACTGTAACGCCTAACGTTGCTGAAGCTGTTAAGAATGCGAAAGCAGGTCAGGTTCGTTACCGTAATGATAAGAACGGTATCGTTCATACAACTATCGGAAAAGTTTCTTTCGATGTTGAACAGCTGAAAGAAAACTTAGAAGCACTTGTAATTGCTCTGAAGAAAGCAAAACCATCTACAGCGAAAGGTACTTTCCTGAAGAAGGTAAGCATTTCTACAACAATGGGTGCTGGTGTAACAGTGGATCAAGCAACACTGAACACTCAACAAGCATAA
- the rplJ gene encoding 50S ribosomal protein L10, giving the protein MALNLQDKKAIVAEVNEAASGALSAVVADSRGVDVSAMTSLRKQAREAGVYLKVVRNTLARRAVQGTDYECLNDTFVGPTLIAFSNEHPGAAARLFKDFAKENDKFEIKAAAFEGAVADVEVLATLPTYDEAIARLMMCMKEASAGKLVRTIAALRDQKQEEAAA; this is encoded by the coding sequence ATGGCTTTAAATCTTCAAGACAAAAAAGCAATTGTTGCTGAAGTCAACGAAGCGGCCAGTGGTGCACTTTCTGCAGTTGTAGCTGACTCTCGTGGTGTAGATGTAAGTGCGATGACATCTCTTCGTAAACAAGCGCGTGAAGCGGGTGTTTATTTGAAAGTTGTTCGTAATACATTAGCACGTCGTGCGGTTCAGGGTACGGATTATGAGTGTCTTAATGACACTTTTGTTGGTCCTACTCTAATCGCGTTCTCTAATGAGCACCCTGGTGCTGCTGCGCGTCTTTTCAAAGACTTCGCGAAAGAGAATGACAAATTTGAGATTAAAGCTGCTGCATTCGAAGGCGCAGTTGCTGACGTTGAAGTACTCGCAACACTACCAACTTACGACGAAGCGATTGCACGTTTGATGATGTGCATGAAAGAAGCTTCTGCTGGCAAGCTGGTACGTACTATCGCGGCTCTACGCGATCAAAAACAAGAAGAAGCTGCGGCATAA
- the rplL gene encoding 50S ribosomal protein L7/L12, giving the protein MSITNEQILDAVAEMSVMQVVELIEAMEEKFGVSAAAAVVAGGAAAGGEAAAEQTEFDVILTAAGGNKVAVIKAVRGATGLGLKEAKALVDGAPSPLKEGVEKDEAEALKAQLEEAGASVEVK; this is encoded by the coding sequence ATGTCTATTACTAACGAGCAAATCCTAGACGCAGTTGCAGAAATGTCTGTAATGCAAGTTGTTGAACTTATCGAAGCAATGGAAGAAAAATTCGGCGTATCTGCTGCAGCTGCTGTTGTTGCAGGCGGTGCTGCTGCTGGTGGCGAAGCTGCTGCTGAGCAAACTGAATTTGACGTAATCCTAACTGCTGCTGGCGGTAACAAAGTTGCTGTAATCAAAGCAGTACGTGGCGCAACTGGTCTTGGCCTGAAAGAAGCTAAAGCGCTTGTTGACGGTGCTCCATCACCTCTGAAAGAAGGTGTTGAGAAAGATGAAGCAGAAGCGTTGAAAGCTCAACTTGAAGAAGCTGGTGCATCTGTTGAAGTTAAGTAA